A stretch of the Azorhizobium caulinodans ORS 571 genome encodes the following:
- a CDS encoding alpha/beta hydrolase, with the protein MQEKLTFMSDGLKLSAVLHVPEGRRPDERLPAFIVLHGFVGSKDESHAEIQARMLEDFGYVALRFDFRCCGESEGERAQVRCFDQVADAKNALTFLAGRPEVDPARIGVVGHSFGAAVAVYSAGVDSRFACVISSCGWGDGERKFRGQHPTPEAWARFTGLLEAGRKHKRETGQSMWISRFDAVPIPEPLRRNLSPKAIMEIPVETAISMYEFRADDVVGNIAPRPALFFHTADDGITPTEQSIRMFEKAGQPAELMLITGTSHFPLSEQDAPRTKLMIRGWLDKFFPSPLGGAA; encoded by the coding sequence ATGCAAGAGAAACTCACCTTCATGTCGGACGGCCTCAAGCTGTCCGCGGTGCTTCACGTGCCCGAAGGCCGCCGGCCCGACGAGCGCCTGCCGGCTTTCATCGTCCTGCACGGCTTCGTCGGCTCGAAGGACGAATCCCACGCCGAGATTCAGGCCCGGATGCTGGAAGATTTCGGCTATGTGGCGCTGCGCTTCGATTTCCGCTGCTGCGGCGAGAGCGAAGGCGAGCGGGCGCAGGTGCGCTGTTTCGATCAGGTGGCGGACGCCAAGAATGCGCTGACCTTCCTGGCGGGACGCCCGGAAGTGGACCCGGCCCGCATCGGCGTGGTCGGCCATTCCTTCGGCGCGGCGGTCGCGGTCTATTCGGCGGGCGTGGATAGCCGCTTTGCCTGCGTCATCTCCTCCTGCGGCTGGGGCGACGGGGAACGCAAGTTCCGCGGCCAGCACCCGACGCCGGAAGCCTGGGCGCGCTTCACCGGGCTGCTGGAGGCTGGCCGCAAGCACAAGCGCGAGACCGGGCAGAGCATGTGGATCTCCCGCTTCGACGCGGTGCCGATCCCCGAGCCGCTGCGCCGCAATCTCTCGCCCAAGGCCATCATGGAGATCCCGGTCGAGACCGCGATCAGCATGTATGAGTTCCGGGCTGATGACGTGGTGGGCAACATCGCCCCACGTCCGGCGCTGTTCTTCCACACGGCGGACGACGGCATCACCCCCACCGAGCAGTCCATCCGGATGTTCGAGAAGGCCGGCCAGCCGGCGGAACTGATGCTCATCACCGGAACGTCGCACTTCCCGCTGTCGGAGCAGGATGCGCCGCGCACCAAGCTGATGATCAGGGGCTGGCTGGACAAGTTCTTCCCTTCGCCGCTCGGGGGGGCGGCATGA
- a CDS encoding fumarylacetoacetate hydrolase family protein: MKLLSYAIGGAESWGAVTDAGVVDLAQAVPACPTLADFIGSPDFEQRDALLAGRSGAVIPLHDIRFLPVIPRPEKIVCVLRNYHEPDAGPDALPPPAFPPIFLRVWRSQVGHLAPVIRPRVSTQLDFEGELAVMIGKAGRHIPAETALDHVAGYSIYNDVSVRDWQRHAQQIASGKNFIGTGPFGPWMVTADEIPNPSGLALSTRLNGETVQSSDTSRLIFDVPALIAYCSTIFDLVPGDVIVTGTPGGAGFTRKPPLYLKPGDRVEVEIARIGTLSNDVIDE, encoded by the coding sequence ATGAAGCTCCTGTCCTATGCGATAGGGGGTGCTGAAAGCTGGGGCGCCGTGACGGACGCCGGCGTCGTCGATCTTGCCCAAGCCGTGCCCGCTTGCCCGACGCTCGCGGATTTCATCGGTAGCCCGGACTTCGAGCAGCGGGACGCGCTGCTGGCCGGCCGATCGGGCGCGGTGATCCCGCTCCACGATATCCGCTTCCTTCCGGTCATTCCCCGGCCGGAGAAGATCGTCTGCGTGCTGCGCAACTATCACGAGCCGGACGCGGGTCCGGATGCGCTGCCCCCGCCGGCCTTCCCGCCCATCTTCCTCAGGGTGTGGCGCTCGCAGGTGGGGCATCTGGCGCCCGTCATCCGCCCCCGCGTCTCGACGCAGCTTGATTTCGAGGGCGAGCTGGCCGTGATGATCGGCAAGGCCGGCCGGCATATTCCGGCTGAGACCGCGCTCGATCATGTGGCCGGCTATTCCATCTACAATGATGTGAGCGTGCGGGACTGGCAGCGGCACGCCCAGCAGATCGCCTCGGGTAAGAATTTCATCGGCACGGGGCCGTTCGGCCCATGGATGGTGACGGCGGATGAAATCCCGAACCCGTCCGGCCTTGCCCTCAGCACCCGGCTGAATGGCGAAACGGTGCAAAGCTCGGACACATCGCGCCTCATCTTCGATGTGCCCGCGCTCATTGCCTATTGCTCCACCATCTTCGATCTCGTGCCGGGGGATGTAATTGTCACCGGCACGCCGGGTGGTGCGGGCTTCACCCGCAAGCCGCCGCTCTATCTCAAGCCGGGAGACCGGGTCGAGGTGGAGATTGCCCGTATCGGCACGCTCAGCAACGACGTCATCGACGAATAG
- a CDS encoding zinc-dependent alcohol dehydrogenase family protein, whose protein sequence is MKAVLVYTPGGPDALNYVEAPMPLPGAQDVVIRAEAFGVGQPDALIRSGVYKWMPPLPANPGNDVAGYIETVGRDVTGLEVGQKVLLSARDLSQRGGCYAEYVCAPANAVHPLADSVSCEEAVCLANYQVAWALLHEASGPRPPQTVLVIGAAGGVGSALLQLARLAGMRTIGSVSTAEKAEFARAMGADDVVFYRAENVVDRTLELTAGAGVDLVLDHVCGADFAGYLRTLRKWGTLLSYNAFAGLPEENLMGEMRKYLGNCPAVRCFSFHIYDHDRPNRRRIMREVIAALEAGHIKPAIAARFPLARVRDAHAMLESGAALGKIIMTPS, encoded by the coding sequence ATGAAAGCGGTTTTGGTGTACACGCCCGGGGGGCCGGATGCGCTGAATTATGTGGAGGCTCCCATGCCCCTGCCGGGGGCGCAGGATGTGGTGATCCGCGCCGAGGCGTTCGGGGTGGGCCAGCCGGACGCACTGATCCGCAGCGGCGTCTATAAATGGATGCCGCCCCTGCCGGCCAATCCCGGCAACGACGTCGCCGGTTATATCGAGACCGTGGGCCGCGACGTGACGGGGCTGGAAGTGGGGCAGAAGGTGCTGCTCAGCGCCCGCGACCTCTCCCAGCGCGGGGGCTGCTATGCGGAGTATGTCTGTGCCCCCGCCAATGCCGTTCATCCGCTGGCGGACAGCGTCTCCTGCGAGGAGGCAGTCTGCCTCGCCAACTATCAGGTGGCCTGGGCCCTCCTGCATGAAGCCTCGGGCCCGCGCCCGCCGCAGACGGTGCTGGTGATCGGCGCTGCCGGGGGCGTTGGGTCCGCCTTGCTCCAGCTTGCGAGGCTTGCGGGCATGCGCACCATCGGCTCGGTAAGCACGGCGGAAAAGGCCGAGTTCGCCCGCGCCATGGGGGCGGACGACGTGGTGTTCTATCGCGCCGAGAATGTGGTGGACCGCACGCTGGAACTCACAGCCGGCGCCGGCGTGGATCTCGTGCTGGACCACGTGTGTGGCGCGGATTTCGCGGGCTATCTGCGGACACTGCGGAAATGGGGCACGCTGCTCTCCTACAATGCCTTTGCGGGTCTGCCGGAAGAAAATCTCATGGGCGAGATGCGCAAGTATCTCGGCAATTGCCCGGCCGTGCGCTGCTTCTCCTTCCACATCTATGACCATGACCGGCCCAACCGCCGCCGCATCATGCGCGAGGTGATCGCCGCCCTCGAAGCCGGCCACATCAAGCCGGCCATCGCCGCCCGCTTTCCGCTCGCCCGTGTTCGCGACGCTCATGCCATGCTGGAAAGCGGAGCCGCCCTCGGCAAGATCATCATGACGCCCTCGTGA
- a CDS encoding VOC family protein: MAPIVHAVGHLKILVSDPDAVIRDATEILGLHVTNRQEGQTWLSSNGRSAELVLLHAGENATHTIGLEALTVEAVRAAEARVAQLGCRIESSQPSLTCMAAGVTFTTPEGLRFEIHTPVKDTIYGRRQPSTGVGANRMDHINLITPDPAATRSQLEGIGGLMLSERLVDDSLSWMYGGNRQHHILGLVKGTVGLHHYSFEFLEFNQYLRLGDTLDRFGKQMLWGPGRHRPGDNTYAYYVEASGAMVECSGAMALVADDATFEPNVITNLQRPGNVRQMNVWGTPAPLEWRTHHFPFAAIG, from the coding sequence ATGGCGCCAATCGTTCACGCCGTTGGGCATCTGAAGATTCTGGTCAGCGATCCGGACGCCGTCATTCGCGATGCCACCGAAATTCTCGGTCTGCATGTCACCAACCGGCAGGAGGGGCAGACATGGCTGAGCTCAAACGGGCGCTCCGCCGAGCTGGTCCTGCTTCATGCCGGCGAGAACGCCACGCACACGATCGGCCTTGAAGCGCTCACGGTCGAAGCCGTGCGGGCGGCCGAGGCGCGGGTCGCGCAGCTGGGGTGCCGCATTGAATCCTCCCAGCCCAGCCTGACGTGCATGGCTGCGGGCGTGACGTTCACCACGCCGGAAGGGCTCCGCTTCGAGATCCACACGCCGGTGAAGGACACGATCTATGGCCGCCGCCAGCCTTCCACGGGTGTCGGCGCGAACCGGATGGATCACATCAATCTCATCACGCCCGATCCTGCCGCGACCCGCTCCCAGCTGGAAGGCATCGGTGGCCTGATGCTCTCCGAGCGGCTGGTGGATGACAGCCTGAGTTGGATGTATGGCGGCAATCGCCAACACCACATCCTCGGGTTGGTGAAAGGCACCGTGGGCCTCCACCACTATTCGTTCGAATTCCTTGAATTCAATCAGTATCTGCGTCTCGGCGACACGCTCGACCGCTTCGGCAAGCAGATGCTGTGGGGGCCCGGACGCCATCGACCCGGAGACAATACATACGCTTATTACGTCGAGGCGTCCGGCGCGATGGTGGAATGCTCGGGCGCCATGGCTCTGGTGGCGGATGACGCGACCTTCGAGCCGAATGTCATCACCAATCTCCAGCGCCCCGGAAATGTACGGCAAATGAACGTGTGGGGCACACCCGCGCCGCTGGAGTGGCGCACTCATCACTTCCCCTTCGCCGCCATCGGTTGA
- a CDS encoding ABC transporter ATP-binding protein produces the protein MSPLLAINDLRVGYGQVEALFGASLTVAPGTIVTVVGPNGAGKSTLLNAVAALIPKRSGRIAFAGQNTDGLSTEELAACGMALVPERRDLFGSMSVEDNLLLGAYLRRSNHKAIADSLEEIFARFPRLKERRAQEAGTLSGGERQMLAIGRALMCRPRLLLLDEPSLGLAPQIVRNVFDVIDSLRATGVSVLLVEQNAQMALRIADYAYVLETGEIVNQGTGAALLHDPRVMETYLGIGHGSYAD, from the coding sequence ATGAGCCCGCTGCTGGCGATCAACGATCTGCGGGTCGGATACGGGCAGGTGGAGGCGCTGTTTGGCGCGTCGCTGACGGTCGCCCCGGGCACCATCGTGACCGTGGTCGGTCCCAATGGCGCGGGCAAATCCACCTTGCTGAATGCGGTGGCCGCCCTCATTCCGAAGCGCTCCGGCCGGATCGCCTTCGCCGGCCAGAATACCGATGGCCTCTCCACCGAGGAACTCGCGGCCTGCGGAATGGCGCTGGTGCCGGAGCGGCGCGATCTGTTCGGCAGCATGTCCGTAGAGGACAATCTGCTGCTCGGGGCCTATCTGCGGCGATCCAACCACAAGGCGATCGCCGACAGCCTCGAGGAGATCTTCGCCCGCTTCCCGCGGCTGAAGGAGCGGCGGGCGCAGGAGGCGGGAACGCTCTCCGGCGGGGAACGCCAGATGCTGGCGATCGGGCGGGCGCTCATGTGCCGCCCCCGGCTGCTGCTGCTGGACGAGCCGAGCCTCGGCCTCGCGCCGCAGATCGTGCGCAATGTCTTCGACGTCATCGACTCGCTCCGCGCCACGGGCGTCTCCGTCCTTCTGGTGGAGCAGAACGCACAAATGGCGCTGCGCATCGCCGATTACGCTTATGTGCTGGAGACCGGCGAGATCGTGAACCAGGGCACGGGCGCGGCGCTGCTGCACGACCCGCGCGTGATGGAAACCTATCTCGGCATCGGCCATGGCAGTTATGCCGACTGA
- a CDS encoding Ldh family oxidoreductase — protein sequence MSGTPLTLAPEALSAFAAGLLEAGGFRPADAKKSADLLVWANQRGVDSHGVLRIPRYVEMVGLGLINPAAEPKVVNEWGAVALIDAGLAPGASAMEQVTDKAIEIAGRLGGGFCVGRNVTHAGAVGYFAHRIAARGLVGIVMTASKPLMAYPGARGEVVSSNPLAIAAPSEVAGEPIVLDMSTAAVALGQVLAARDAGRTIPEGWGIDAAGRPTTDPAAVQALTPMAGAKGAGLSLMIEVLCSLLAGNPLIAPALSGAAPAGFNGFVAAIDPGAFGSRERFLGDVRGLAAAIHGLPPAEGTQAVLLPGERGRRTAETRRSGIPLARGTSSKLKELATRLGVTIPEALQAA from the coding sequence ATGAGCGGCACGCCGCTCACCCTCGCGCCGGAGGCGCTCTCGGCCTTTGCGGCGGGCCTGCTGGAGGCGGGCGGGTTCCGCCCCGCCGATGCGAAGAAATCCGCAGATCTGCTCGTCTGGGCCAATCAGCGCGGCGTGGACTCCCACGGCGTGCTGCGCATTCCGCGCTATGTGGAGATGGTGGGGCTTGGCCTAATCAATCCGGCCGCCGAGCCGAAGGTGGTGAACGAATGGGGGGCCGTGGCTCTGATTGATGCGGGTCTTGCACCCGGCGCATCGGCCATGGAGCAGGTGACGGACAAGGCCATTGAGATCGCCGGCCGCCTTGGCGGCGGTTTCTGTGTCGGCCGGAATGTCACCCATGCCGGCGCGGTGGGCTATTTTGCCCACCGCATCGCCGCCCGAGGGCTGGTGGGCATTGTGATGACGGCCTCCAAGCCGCTCATGGCCTATCCCGGCGCGCGGGGGGAGGTGGTATCCTCCAATCCGCTTGCCATCGCCGCGCCCTCGGAAGTTGCGGGCGAGCCCATCGTCCTCGACATGTCCACCGCAGCGGTTGCCCTCGGCCAGGTTTTGGCCGCCCGCGACGCCGGCCGGACCATTCCGGAAGGCTGGGGCATCGATGCCGCCGGCCGCCCCACGACGGACCCCGCCGCCGTGCAGGCGCTCACCCCCATGGCCGGCGCCAAGGGGGCGGGACTGTCGCTGATGATCGAAGTGCTCTGCTCCCTGCTGGCGGGCAATCCCCTCATCGCCCCGGCGCTGTCCGGCGCGGCGCCGGCCGGCTTCAACGGCTTCGTCGCCGCTATTGATCCGGGGGCCTTCGGCTCGCGGGAGCGCTTTCTGGGGGACGTCCGTGGGCTTGCGGCCGCGATCCACGGGCTGCCGCCGGCAGAGGGGACGCAGGCCGTGCTCCTGCCGGGCGAGCGCGGGCGTCGCACGGCCGAGACCCGCCGCTCCGGCATCCCGCTGGCGCGGGGCACCTCCTCGAAGCTCAAGGAACTGGCAACCCGGCTCGGGGTGACGATCCCCGAAGCTCTCCAAGCGGCCTGA
- a CDS encoding branched-chain amino acid ABC transporter permease: MTFDIALFLAQDGIVNAAIYALIALALVLVFQVTRILFVPQGEFISYGALTLAALEAGQIPATIWILLGGAVASAVMTTARERARLGRLRIPAGQIALVAYALVVVALVTWLAPLKPSMWIAIPLTLALIVPLGPILYTTVFEGIARASNLTLLIAAVALHYALVGIGLLLFGAEGARAAPLSDAAFVLGPILITAQSVLVVLATAAIMVLLYVFFSRSIEGKALRATAISREGAKLVGIRPVHAGRLSFLFASAIGTVSGVLVASLTTFYYDSGFIVGLKGFVAAIIGGLASYPLAVAGALIVGFLESFSSFWLSSFKEVIVFALIIPVLLWRSLRAPHTERE, translated from the coding sequence ATGACGTTCGACATCGCGCTGTTCCTGGCGCAGGACGGCATCGTCAATGCCGCCATCTATGCGCTCATCGCCCTTGCGCTCGTCTTGGTGTTCCAGGTGACGCGCATCCTGTTCGTGCCGCAGGGCGAGTTCATTTCCTACGGTGCGTTGACGCTGGCCGCGCTGGAGGCGGGGCAAATCCCCGCCACCATCTGGATCCTGCTCGGCGGTGCCGTGGCCAGTGCGGTGATGACCACCGCGCGGGAACGGGCACGGCTCGGTCGGCTGAGGATCCCGGCTGGGCAGATCGCGCTCGTGGCCTATGCCTTGGTCGTCGTCGCCCTCGTCACGTGGCTTGCCCCCCTGAAGCCGAGCATGTGGATCGCCATTCCGCTGACGCTCGCCCTTATCGTGCCGCTTGGGCCGATCCTCTACACCACGGTGTTCGAGGGTATCGCGCGGGCGTCCAACCTCACGCTGCTGATCGCCGCCGTGGCGCTGCATTATGCGCTGGTCGGCATAGGTCTCCTGCTCTTCGGCGCGGAAGGCGCGCGCGCCGCGCCCCTGTCGGATGCGGCCTTTGTGCTGGGGCCGATCCTCATCACCGCCCAGAGTGTTCTGGTGGTGCTGGCGACAGCGGCCATCATGGTGCTGCTCTACGTGTTTTTCAGCCGATCGATAGAGGGCAAGGCGCTGCGCGCCACGGCCATCAGCCGCGAGGGGGCGAAGCTCGTGGGGATCCGTCCCGTGCATGCGGGGCGCCTCTCCTTCCTCTTCGCCAGCGCCATCGGCACGGTCAGCGGCGTTCTCGTCGCCTCACTGACCACCTTCTATTACGATTCCGGCTTCATCGTGGGCCTCAAGGGCTTCGTCGCCGCGATCATCGGCGGGCTCGCCAGCTATCCCCTCGCCGTAGCGGGGGCTCTCATCGTCGGCTTTCTTGAGTCCTTTTCCTCCTTCTGGCTCAGCTCCTTCAAGGAAGTGATCGTGTTCGCCCTCATCATTCCCGTTTTACTCTGGCGCTCCCTGCGCGCGCCCCACACCGAGCGCGAATGA
- a CDS encoding GntR family transcriptional regulator, whose amino-acid sequence MSDMQKTGKETRAGDVLQRMRSDIINCELKPGEKLRFEALRARYDVSFSTLREALSRLTADNLVVAEGQRGFMVAPVSIADLNDLTETRVLIEIEMLRRSMRNGDDAWEAEILSTFHRMDRMQARLGREYYLSEDWTKVHGAFHASLVAACNSPTLVEIRNKLFERAHRYRRISSQFRTKWRKKDVEHKMIADAALARDEERALSLIARHIRETSENVIAHGGHLFAAGAPGEAAE is encoded by the coding sequence ATGAGCGACATGCAGAAGACCGGCAAGGAAACGCGGGCCGGCGACGTCCTCCAGAGGATGCGCAGCGACATCATCAATTGCGAGCTGAAGCCCGGCGAGAAGCTGCGCTTTGAGGCATTGCGGGCGCGCTATGACGTCAGCTTCTCAACCCTGCGCGAGGCCCTGTCGCGATTGACCGCCGACAACCTCGTGGTGGCGGAAGGCCAGCGCGGCTTCATGGTGGCGCCCGTCTCCATCGCCGACCTGAACGATCTCACCGAAACGCGCGTTCTGATTGAAATCGAGATGCTGCGCCGCTCCATGCGCAATGGCGACGATGCGTGGGAAGCAGAAATCCTGTCCACTTTCCACCGGATGGACCGGATGCAGGCGCGCCTCGGGCGGGAATATTATCTCTCCGAGGACTGGACCAAGGTGCATGGGGCTTTCCATGCCTCGCTGGTGGCCGCCTGCAACTCGCCGACGCTCGTGGAAATCCGCAACAAGCTGTTCGAGCGCGCCCATCGCTATCGCCGCATCTCTTCCCAGTTCCGCACGAAGTGGCGCAAGAAGGATGTTGAGCATAAGATGATTGCCGACGCCGCGCTCGCGCGGGATGAGGAAAGGGCGCTCTCCCTCATTGCCCGGCACATTCGAGAGACCAGCGAGAATGTCATTGCCCACGGCGGCCATCTGTTCGCCGCCGGCGCCCCTGGAGAGGCGGCCGAATAG
- a CDS encoding ABC transporter substrate-binding protein, translated as MKLQALALGAAILVLPLTGSLAQEIKLGATLSTTGPAASLGIPMKNTLQILPKEIEGVPVSWTILDDGTDTTQARRNAEKLASENVDLIIGGNTTPTSLATVEIAGRTQTPVLAIAPSPGIIEPVEGAKTWVFKVPLGERELAERTLASMSQRGVKTIGFIGFNDALGEGWLKEFERFAPKFGITISAVEKFARTDTSVVAQALKVLAARPDAVFVGATGTPAVLPTAQLRERGYKGLIYQASGVVNNDFLRVGGKNVDGVLIAAGPLLVASALPDANPSKATSLDFVKLYEATYGPGSASLFAGNAYDAWLLIRNAMSSALKVAKPGTPEFRAALRSALEKTDGLAVTNGVITFGPNNHGIFPPGTPVMLTVRNGTWALAN; from the coding sequence ATGAAACTTCAGGCCCTGGCGCTCGGCGCCGCCATCCTTGTCCTACCCCTTACGGGCAGCCTCGCGCAGGAGATCAAGCTCGGCGCTACGCTCTCCACCACCGGGCCAGCGGCCTCGCTCGGCATTCCCATGAAAAACACCCTTCAGATCCTGCCCAAGGAGATCGAGGGTGTTCCCGTCTCGTGGACCATTCTCGACGATGGCACGGACACGACACAGGCGCGGCGCAATGCCGAGAAGCTGGCCTCGGAGAATGTGGACCTCATCATCGGCGGCAACACCACGCCCACCTCGCTCGCGACGGTGGAGATTGCCGGCCGCACCCAGACCCCCGTTCTCGCCATTGCGCCGTCGCCTGGCATCATAGAGCCGGTGGAGGGGGCGAAGACCTGGGTCTTCAAGGTGCCGCTGGGCGAGCGGGAACTGGCCGAGCGCACCCTTGCCAGCATGTCGCAACGTGGCGTGAAGACCATCGGCTTCATCGGCTTCAACGATGCGCTGGGTGAAGGCTGGCTCAAGGAGTTCGAGCGGTTTGCGCCGAAGTTCGGCATCACCATCTCGGCGGTGGAGAAGTTCGCGCGAACGGACACCTCCGTGGTGGCGCAGGCGCTGAAGGTTCTGGCGGCGCGCCCCGACGCGGTCTTTGTGGGGGCCACCGGCACGCCCGCCGTGCTGCCTACCGCCCAGTTGCGGGAGCGCGGCTACAAGGGGCTCATCTATCAGGCATCCGGCGTGGTAAATAACGACTTCCTGCGCGTTGGCGGCAAGAATGTGGATGGGGTTCTGATCGCCGCCGGCCCGCTGCTCGTGGCCAGCGCCCTGCCGGACGCCAACCCCAGCAAGGCCACCAGCCTCGATTTCGTGAAGCTGTATGAGGCCACCTATGGTCCCGGCTCGGCCTCGCTGTTCGCCGGAAATGCCTATGACGCCTGGCTGCTGATCCGCAATGCAATGTCCTCGGCCCTTAAGGTGGCAAAGCCGGGAACGCCGGAATTCCGCGCTGCGCTGCGCTCGGCGCTGGAAAAGACGGACGGTCTTGCGGTCACGAACGGCGTCATCACCTTCGGGCCGAACAATCACGGCATTTTCCCGCCGGGAACGCCGGTGATGCTGACGGTGCGCAACGGCACCTGGGCGCTCGCCAACTGA
- a CDS encoding branched-chain amino acid ABC transporter ATP-binding protein/permease, translating into MARFLPILTLLAAALALQALSGEHAVSVLNYIGLYALVALGLVVLTGITGQTSFGQAAFAGIAAYATAVIATQFGLGPLVTLPAALLTTAVAAFLIAAITLRLSGHYLPLSTIAWGISLFYLFGNIEMLGGHTGIDHIPPLSLFGHELTGGRELGVIIWGLVALAVWAVSNLLDSAQGRALRAVKDAPLMAETFGVDTVKEKRIAFVLAALLAGLSGWLYAYLLRFVNPSPFSLSIGIEYLFMVVVGGAGYVWGAIIGAALITLAREWLQDFLPVLLGTSGNFETVVFGGLIIFLLHRAEGGVAERLSGLVRRLPFLAPTDAGEETDAPQLPVRPRPSAGGDLLVVDSALKQFPGLVAVSSISLKVRTGEILGLIGPNGAGKSTLFNLISGTLHLTSGTITFDGQVISGRTPRQIGDCGLARTFQHVKMMPNRSVLENVMLGAHRRAHVGVLASCLHMERREETAIRAEAIRQIRRVGLEDVMMQPAGSLPLGKQRILEIARALAADPILLLLDEPAAGLRLPEKKLLYKLLRQLRAEGLTILIVEHDMDFVMSLVDRLVVMSFGQLICEGDPAKVQGDQRVVEAYLGDAA; encoded by the coding sequence ATGGCCCGCTTCCTTCCCATCCTCACCCTCCTTGCCGCCGCCCTCGCGCTGCAGGCTCTCTCCGGCGAACATGCAGTCTCGGTGCTGAACTATATCGGCCTCTATGCGCTGGTTGCCCTCGGCCTTGTGGTTCTGACGGGGATCACCGGGCAGACCTCCTTCGGTCAGGCCGCCTTCGCCGGCATCGCCGCTTATGCGACGGCGGTGATCGCCACCCAGTTCGGGCTCGGACCTCTGGTGACGCTGCCCGCGGCACTGCTCACCACCGCCGTGGCCGCTTTCCTCATCGCCGCCATCACACTGCGCCTGTCGGGCCATTATCTCCCGCTCTCCACCATCGCGTGGGGCATCAGCCTGTTCTACCTGTTCGGCAATATCGAAATGCTGGGCGGCCATACGGGCATCGATCACATCCCACCGCTGTCCCTCTTCGGCCATGAGCTGACCGGCGGGCGCGAACTGGGCGTGATCATCTGGGGTCTCGTGGCGCTGGCCGTCTGGGCCGTGTCGAACCTCCTCGATTCCGCGCAGGGACGGGCGCTGCGCGCCGTGAAGGACGCGCCCCTGATGGCGGAGACCTTCGGCGTGGACACCGTGAAGGAGAAGCGCATCGCATTTGTCCTCGCGGCGCTGCTCGCGGGCCTCTCCGGCTGGCTCTATGCCTATCTGCTGCGGTTCGTGAACCCCTCGCCCTTCAGCCTCAGCATCGGCATCGAATATCTGTTCATGGTCGTGGTGGGCGGCGCCGGCTATGTCTGGGGTGCCATCATCGGCGCGGCGCTCATCACGCTCGCCCGCGAATGGCTCCAGGATTTCCTTCCCGTCCTTCTGGGCACCAGCGGCAATTTCGAAACCGTCGTCTTCGGCGGGCTCATCATCTTCCTGCTGCACCGCGCCGAAGGCGGCGTGGCGGAGCGCCTCTCGGGCCTCGTGCGCCGGCTGCCCTTCCTAGCGCCCACCGACGCAGGCGAAGAGACGGACGCCCCCCAGTTGCCGGTACGCCCGCGCCCGTCGGCGGGCGGCGATCTGCTGGTGGTGGACAGCGCGCTGAAGCAGTTTCCGGGCCTCGTCGCGGTGTCGTCCATCAGCCTGAAGGTCCGGACGGGCGAGATCCTCGGCCTGATCGGTCCCAATGGGGCCGGCAAGAGCACGCTGTTCAACCTCATTTCCGGCACGCTGCACCTCACCTCGGGCACCATCACGTTCGACGGGCAGGTCATCAGCGGGCGCACGCCCCGGCAGATCGGCGACTGCGGCCTCGCGCGCACCTTCCAGCACGTGAAGATGATGCCGAACCGCAGCGTGCTTGAGAATGTGATGCTCGGCGCCCACCGCCGTGCCCATGTGGGCGTCCTCGCCTCCTGCCTCCACATGGAGCGGCGGGAGGAGACGGCGATCCGTGCGGAGGCCATCCGCCAGATCCGCCGCGTGGGCCTGGAAGATGTGATGATGCAGCCGGCGGGCAGCCTGCCGCTCGGCAAGCAGCGCATCCTCGAAATCGCCCGCGCGCTCGCCGCCGATCCCATCCTTCTGCTGCTGGACGAGCCCGCAGCGGGCCTGCGCCTGCCGGAGAAGAAGCTGCTCTACAAGCTTCTGCGCCAGCTGCGCGCGGAGGGGCTCACCATCCTCATCGTCGAGCATGACATGGACTTCGTCATGAGCCTCGTCGACCGGCTCGTGGTCATGAGCTTCGGCCAGCTCATCTGCGAGGGTGACCCGGCCAAGGTGCAGGGCGATCAGCGCGTGGTGGAAGCCTATCTGGGAGACGCGGCATGA